One window from the genome of Erwinia sorbitola encodes:
- a CDS encoding oligosaccharide MFS transporter, with product MVTSVAHRSAYMRISTCLFLYYFAWSISWSFLAIWLGDVVGFSSTQIGYTLSINALFALAIKPIFGFVMDRLGLNKGLLIAVAIASIFAAPFFIYLYQNLLHSHRLLGMVLGGFYLGTAYLSGVLVFESYADRYSRAWGFEFGRVRMWGSLGWAMASIFAGQLFNLDPHYNFAITSCVSLLVLMMLMTLKTRGEGINWQAVNEARKDKVSGGDVKALFRHGRFWILMLFYGGIIWMMQSAEQQFPRYFVSFFGDHKSGNALLGYMGFVQSACEFLLMFTVPWLINRVGARNGLLLAGFVIGLRLILSGFATEPWMIVILKPFYGLEMSLLLVSIFKFLASHFDKRLTGTIYMVLGCFNYLGITAINPIAGHFYDRYGFASTYIVMGAIAWLITLAGCRFLGRPFSTGRAESHIRLTQ from the coding sequence ATGGTTACCTCCGTGGCTCACCGTTCCGCTTATATGCGGATCAGTACCTGTCTGTTCCTGTACTATTTTGCCTGGTCAATCAGCTGGTCTTTCCTTGCGATCTGGCTTGGCGATGTGGTTGGGTTCAGCAGTACGCAAATAGGCTATACCCTGTCAATCAATGCGCTGTTTGCCCTGGCAATTAAACCGATTTTTGGCTTTGTGATGGACAGGCTCGGCTTAAATAAAGGCCTGCTAATCGCCGTTGCCATCGCATCCATTTTCGCCGCTCCGTTCTTTATCTATCTTTATCAAAACCTGCTGCACAGTCACCGGCTACTGGGGATGGTGCTGGGCGGATTTTATCTTGGCACCGCCTACCTTTCCGGAGTGCTGGTATTTGAATCTTATGCCGATCGCTACAGCCGGGCCTGGGGATTTGAGTTTGGCCGGGTGCGGATGTGGGGCTCGCTGGGATGGGCAATGGCGTCCATCTTCGCCGGACAGCTGTTCAATCTCGATCCCCATTACAACTTCGCGATTACCTCCTGCGTGTCGCTGTTAGTGCTTATGATGCTGATGACGCTGAAAACCCGGGGTGAGGGCATTAACTGGCAGGCGGTTAACGAAGCCCGCAAAGATAAAGTGAGCGGCGGCGATGTGAAAGCACTGTTTCGTCATGGTCGTTTCTGGATACTGATGCTGTTTTATGGCGGCATAATCTGGATGATGCAGAGCGCCGAACAGCAATTCCCGCGCTATTTTGTCAGCTTCTTTGGCGACCATAAGTCGGGTAATGCGCTGCTGGGCTATATGGGATTTGTACAGTCAGCCTGTGAATTCCTGCTGATGTTTACCGTTCCCTGGCTGATTAACCGGGTTGGTGCGCGGAACGGTCTGCTGCTGGCGGGGTTTGTTATTGGTCTGCGACTGATCCTCTCCGGTTTCGCCACTGAACCCTGGATGATCGTTATTCTAAAACCATTTTATGGCCTTGAGATGTCACTGCTGCTGGTATCGATCTTCAAATTTCTCGCCAGCCATTTTGATAAGCGGCTGACCGGTACTATTTATATGGTATTGGGCTGCTTTAACTATCTTGGCATTACCGCTATCAACCCGATTGCCGGACACTTCTACGATCGGTACGGCTTTGCCAGCACCTATATCGTAATGGGAGCCATCGCCTGGCTGATTACCCTTGCTGGCTGCCGCTTCCTTGGCAGGCCGTTTAGCACCGGGCGAGCTGAGTCACACATCAGGCTAACGCAGTAA
- a CDS encoding macro domain-containing protein — protein sequence MAVTVVRGNIFNSRCTTLVNTVNCSGFMGRGIALEFRLRYPEMFEKYARICTSGQLKPGLLWVYQAADRTVLNFPTKDDWRAPSEMRFIQSGLEKFSEKYQEKGITSIAFPLLGTSNGGLNEEDVLKLMIQSLSGLNIDVEIYHYQPDASDDLYQRFEGMILDHSATEIATLTGVRSHIISTIQSAVKLQPYHQINQLMSIKGVGEQTLIKLFDFMRQQQSIGQLTLHD from the coding sequence ATGGCAGTTACCGTGGTTCGCGGCAATATCTTCAACAGCAGGTGCACAACGCTGGTGAATACCGTTAATTGCAGCGGCTTTATGGGCCGCGGTATTGCGCTGGAGTTCCGCCTGCGTTACCCCGAAATGTTTGAGAAATATGCCCGAATCTGTACCAGCGGTCAGCTGAAACCCGGCCTGCTTTGGGTGTATCAGGCGGCTGACAGAACCGTACTGAATTTCCCCACTAAGGATGACTGGAGAGCGCCCTCAGAGATGCGCTTTATTCAGTCAGGACTGGAAAAATTTAGTGAGAAATACCAGGAGAAGGGGATCACATCGATCGCCTTTCCCCTGCTGGGTACCAGCAACGGCGGGCTGAATGAAGAGGATGTTCTGAAGTTGATGATCCAGTCGCTCTCCGGACTCAATATTGACGTCGAGATCTATCACTACCAGCCCGATGCCTCTGACGATCTATATCAGCGCTTTGAGGGAATGATTCTCGATCATTCCGCGACCGAGATCGCCACGTTAACCGGGGTCAGATCGCATATTATCAGCACGATACAAAGCGCGGTTAAATTACAACCTTACCATCAGATTAATCAGCTGATGTCGATTAAGGGCGTTGGTGAACAGACTCTGATTAAGCTGTTCGACTTTATGCGTCAGCAGCAAAGTATCGGACAGCTTACCCTGCACGATTAA
- a CDS encoding DarT ssDNA thymidine ADP-ribosyltransferase family protein: MWFLIAIIALAVIGKFIDNSKKKSAPDLASINKPRPVATLPTAAENTLRLSPESTGRKTMVELIKEFQQQQTDIRADNLKRFEEHFDTYAAATPVKENQDDLLVNDISMQQCLTRACKNIGLTPQHKDREKITGLPASVFEQIETAFSPRTIDQVPLDDWLAAVILMKEQHLGRLRFSKVFHMTHQSNLAGILTRGLLSHRAVAEYTDISDRNINQSRSRKIETVFRKSIHHYVPFYFNIKNAMLYRVQKEHPDQIAIVEMRRTLCLLPESLFSYHNAAARSATFTSAIAEAAQWEWEAVFSEEWAENEKIKQLMMSEMLIPERVDPLFIDTFHFSSVRSKSRFLAHCAQESITLPGHITLSVSPQRFFTLH, encoded by the coding sequence ATGTGGTTTTTGATTGCCATTATTGCGCTGGCGGTTATTGGAAAATTTATCGATAACTCGAAAAAAAAATCTGCGCCAGATCTGGCATCGATAAATAAGCCCCGCCCGGTTGCTACCCTTCCCACTGCCGCTGAAAATACACTCCGTTTATCGCCAGAATCCACGGGGCGTAAGACAATGGTCGAGTTAATTAAAGAATTTCAGCAGCAGCAGACCGATATTCGCGCAGATAACCTGAAGCGGTTTGAAGAACATTTTGATACTTATGCGGCGGCAACACCCGTCAAAGAGAACCAAGATGATTTGCTGGTTAACGATATCAGCATGCAGCAGTGTCTGACGCGTGCCTGTAAGAACATTGGCCTGACGCCGCAGCATAAAGATCGAGAAAAGATCACCGGCCTGCCTGCATCGGTTTTTGAACAGATTGAGACTGCTTTTTCTCCGCGCACCATTGATCAAGTGCCACTTGATGACTGGCTGGCGGCGGTGATCCTGATGAAAGAGCAGCACTTAGGCCGGCTGCGCTTTAGCAAAGTATTTCATATGACCCATCAATCTAACCTGGCTGGGATCCTGACGCGTGGACTGCTATCGCATCGCGCAGTTGCAGAATATACCGACATCTCCGACCGGAACATTAACCAGTCACGATCGCGTAAAATTGAAACCGTGTTCAGGAAATCGATCCATCATTATGTGCCTTTTTATTTCAATATAAAAAATGCCATGCTCTATCGGGTTCAAAAAGAGCACCCCGATCAGATTGCTATCGTTGAGATGCGGCGCACCCTCTGTTTATTACCGGAGAGCCTGTTTAGCTATCACAATGCTGCTGCAAGATCGGCGACGTTTACCAGTGCGATTGCTGAGGCAGCGCAGTGGGAATGGGAGGCGGTGTTCAGCGAGGAGTGGGCTGAAAATGAGAAGATAAAACAGCTGATGATGAGTGAAATGCTGATACCTGAACGGGTTGATCCGCTATTTATTGATACATTTCATTTTTCTTCGGTAAGGTCAAAATCGCGCTTTCTGGCGCACTGCGCGCAGGAGAGTATTACCTTGCCTGGCCATATCACACTGAGTGTCAGCCCGCAGCGCTTCTTTACCCTGCATTAA
- a CDS encoding ATP phosphoribosyltransferase regulatory subunit: MTDKHDLPIRSSYRHNIGEEKLVRITAHDEYLKLGKNAAEQALQYRRFIQAALSPAILQKITRCLSQNCVLGTPGFCQQIEFSLHRRVRPRLPGRPRKYYHNQVMDWVWLENQASQLLQRYCYHEIRLPLLERWGESLRQIPDFAHDDAGESLISIDHPTLLRREGTLGCLRAIGQHRDLQSTSKLWYLGAMFREPKDEHNHIEQYQQLGIEAFGYPHVDIELEHFILQYDFFKSLRLESHIELKINTPGTAQEFFTFRQALREYYQPFIPFLKEQWIDWLADKPEKLLQSTDILLATLRSKAPELETFVSASSRQRFESLLNGLTRAGIPFAVVKTFYPANAYCHTFFEWHSDKLEEGTLLCRGGRYDHSASALLGRKIYACGFAFMLEPLMRLQQLTNKNRLKARMTDVVIISRTWEARAHALGIGRMLREAFPQLSIVNDCSEMRIGASKRNADRQGGRFIIVVPHEDPVGQMEMYDQERQQKQRVNVTTMIGILSQSLNL, encoded by the coding sequence ATGACAGATAAGCATGATTTACCTATAAGGAGTAGCTATCGTCATAATATCGGTGAGGAAAAATTAGTCAGGATCACTGCCCATGATGAGTATCTGAAGTTAGGGAAAAATGCTGCTGAACAAGCATTACAGTATCGCCGTTTTATTCAGGCGGCCCTCAGCCCGGCGATCCTGCAAAAAATTACCCGCTGTCTCAGCCAGAATTGTGTGCTGGGTACACCGGGTTTCTGCCAGCAGATTGAGTTCTCACTGCATCGTCGTGTCAGGCCGCGACTGCCTGGCAGGCCAAGGAAGTACTACCATAATCAGGTGATGGATTGGGTATGGCTGGAAAATCAGGCGTCACAGCTGTTGCAGCGCTATTGCTATCATGAAATCAGGCTGCCCTTGCTGGAGCGTTGGGGAGAGTCGTTAAGGCAGATACCTGATTTTGCTCATGATGATGCCGGAGAGAGCCTGATTTCCATTGATCACCCAACGCTGTTACGGCGTGAAGGAACTCTGGGTTGCCTGCGTGCTATCGGCCAACACCGGGATCTGCAATCAACCAGTAAGCTGTGGTATCTGGGGGCGATGTTCCGCGAACCGAAAGATGAACATAATCATATTGAACAGTATCAGCAGCTGGGTATTGAGGCTTTCGGTTATCCGCATGTGGATATTGAGCTGGAACATTTTATTTTACAGTATGACTTCTTTAAATCTCTGCGGCTGGAAAGCCATATTGAGTTGAAGATAAATACTCCGGGCACTGCTCAGGAGTTTTTTACCTTCCGTCAGGCCCTGCGCGAGTATTACCAGCCCTTTATTCCCTTTCTCAAAGAGCAGTGGATTGACTGGCTGGCAGATAAGCCAGAAAAACTTTTGCAATCAACGGATATCCTGCTTGCCACCTTGCGGAGTAAAGCACCTGAACTTGAAACTTTTGTATCGGCATCCTCACGCCAGCGCTTTGAGTCGTTACTCAATGGGCTGACCCGTGCCGGTATTCCGTTTGCGGTCGTGAAGACGTTCTACCCGGCGAATGCCTACTGTCATACTTTTTTTGAGTGGCACAGCGATAAACTGGAGGAGGGAACTCTGCTATGCCGTGGTGGCCGTTATGATCACAGTGCCAGCGCTCTGCTTGGCAGGAAGATATACGCCTGTGGATTTGCATTTATGCTTGAGCCATTAATGCGTCTTCAGCAGCTCACCAACAAAAACAGGCTGAAGGCGCGCATGACCGACGTAGTGATAATCTCACGTACCTGGGAAGCCAGAGCACATGCGCTTGGGATTGGTCGCATGCTGAGAGAGGCCTTTCCACAACTGAGTATTGTGAACGATTGCTCAGAAATGCGCATCGGCGCCTCTAAACGCAATGCGGATCGTCAGGGAGGGCGCTTTATCATTGTTGTGCCGCACGAAGATCCCGTCGGGCAGATGGAAATGTACGATCAGGAGCGGCAGCAAAAACAGAGGGTCAATGTCACCACTATGATTGGCATTCTCAGCCAGAGTCTGAATCTGTAA
- the hdcC gene encoding histidine-histamine antiporter, whose translation MGTISAGKAHKMGVVALTLVTASNMMGSGVFMLPTNLAGVGYISLWGWLFTIIGVIALALVFSKTSLVTPRSGGIVAYASDAFGPFIGFQTTMCYWISAWIGNVALLVAGVGYLSYFFPQLKNPAIGSVVAIVILWAFIVLASFGARVAGRAQSFTASCMLVVVLGIGVVGWFWFDPTMFSQVYNGTGKSDSSAIIAAASIALWGFLGVESAVVSSGQVENPESTVPKATVFGLLIASVCYVGSCTVIMGLVPHAELVKSAAPFADAARYMFGNTAGNIASALSIIACFGSISGWLILQSEGPRAGAKQGLFPKFFSDANKNDVPMKSLIFTGVLMTLVLLMTASPDLAKQFQTVILMSVFASLLPYIYALISLPIIMVSKKLNRGRSFIFYSFMVVIGMIYSLFAMLGSGTESMFWGVVMIIVTIPLFSFVAAGRSKKGVDILYLDKK comes from the coding sequence ATGGGAACCATAAGTGCAGGCAAAGCTCACAAAATGGGGGTTGTGGCACTTACGCTTGTTACCGCATCAAATATGATGGGTTCAGGTGTATTTATGTTACCAACTAACCTTGCCGGAGTGGGTTATATCTCTCTCTGGGGATGGCTGTTCACTATTATTGGCGTAATCGCATTAGCACTGGTGTTTTCAAAAACCAGCCTGGTGACCCCGCGCAGCGGTGGGATCGTCGCCTATGCCAGCGATGCCTTTGGCCCTTTTATCGGCTTCCAGACTACGATGTGTTACTGGATAAGCGCCTGGATTGGTAACGTAGCGCTGCTGGTGGCTGGGGTCGGCTATCTTAGCTACTTCTTCCCGCAGTTAAAAAACCCGGCTATCGGTAGCGTTGTGGCAATTGTCATTCTGTGGGCATTTATCGTGCTGGCAAGCTTCGGCGCACGCGTAGCCGGGCGGGCGCAGTCCTTTACTGCCAGCTGTATGCTGGTGGTGGTACTGGGTATCGGCGTGGTGGGCTGGTTCTGGTTTGACCCGACCATGTTTTCTCAGGTGTATAACGGTACCGGCAAAAGCGATTCCTCGGCGATTATTGCCGCTGCATCAATTGCTCTCTGGGGCTTCCTTGGCGTCGAGTCCGCAGTGGTCTCCAGTGGTCAGGTGGAGAATCCGGAATCTACCGTTCCTAAAGCCACGGTATTTGGGCTGTTAATCGCCTCTGTCTGCTATGTCGGCAGCTGTACGGTAATTATGGGTCTGGTACCTCATGCAGAACTGGTTAAGTCAGCCGCGCCATTTGCCGATGCCGCCCGCTACATGTTTGGTAATACCGCAGGGAACATCGCCTCAGCCTTGAGTATTATTGCCTGTTTCGGCTCTATCTCCGGCTGGTTAATCCTGCAATCTGAGGGGCCTCGTGCAGGTGCAAAACAGGGCCTGTTCCCTAAATTCTTCTCTGACGCCAATAAAAACGACGTCCCCATGAAAAGCCTGATATTTACTGGCGTCTTGATGACACTGGTATTATTGATGACCGCTTCACCGGATCTGGCAAAACAGTTCCAGACAGTTATTCTGATGTCAGTTTTTGCCTCACTGCTTCCTTATATTTACGCGCTTATTTCACTGCCAATTATTATGGTATCCAAAAAACTCAACCGTGGACGCAGCTTTATTTTTTACAGCTTCATGGTGGTTATTGGCATGATTTACAGCCTCTTCGCCATGCTTGGCTCCGGTACAGAATCAATGTTCTGGGGCGTAGTGATGATCATAGTTACTATTCCATTATTTAGTTTCGTGGCAGCCGGTCGCAGTAAAAAGGGTGTAGACATCCTTTATCTGGATAAAAAATAA
- a CDS encoding histidine decarboxylase: MTLSIQDQNKLDAFWSHCVKNQYFNIGYPESADFDYTNLERFMRFSINNCGDWSEYCNYLLNSFEFEKEVMEYFANLFKIPFEQSWGYVTNGGTEGNMFGCYLGREIFPDGTLYYSKDTHYSVAKIVKLLRIKSRVVESLPNGEVDYDDLINKIARDNEKHPIIFANIGTTVRGAIDDIKLIQQRLKDAGFKREDYYLHADAALSGMILPFVDDPQPFTFADGIDSIGVSGHKMIGSPIPCGIVVAKKSNVDRITVEIDYISGHDKTITGSRNGHTPMMMWEAIRSHSQADWKRRIEHSLNMAQYAVRRLQEAGINAWCNKNSITVVFPCPSEAVWKKHCLATSGDVAHLIATAHHLDTSKIDVLIDDVIADRSTRAA, encoded by the coding sequence ATGACTTTATCTATTCAAGATCAAAACAAACTGGACGCCTTCTGGTCTCACTGTGTTAAAAACCAATATTTCAATATTGGTTATCCTGAATCGGCGGATTTCGATTATACCAATCTTGAGCGTTTTATGCGCTTTTCAATTAACAACTGCGGGGACTGGAGTGAATATTGTAACTACCTTCTGAACTCTTTCGAATTTGAAAAAGAAGTAATGGAGTATTTCGCTAATCTTTTCAAAATCCCATTCGAACAGAGCTGGGGATATGTCACCAACGGCGGCACTGAGGGTAATATGTTTGGTTGTTACCTTGGCCGGGAAATTTTCCCTGACGGTACTCTCTACTATTCGAAAGATACCCACTATTCCGTCGCTAAGATCGTAAAACTGTTGCGTATTAAATCACGGGTGGTTGAATCACTGCCTAATGGTGAAGTGGACTATGATGATTTAATTAATAAGATTGCGCGGGATAATGAAAAACATCCGATTATTTTCGCCAACATCGGCACAACCGTACGCGGGGCTATCGATGATATCAAACTGATCCAGCAGCGCCTGAAAGATGCCGGTTTTAAACGCGAAGATTACTATCTGCACGCCGATGCTGCGCTGAGTGGGATGATCCTGCCGTTTGTTGATGATCCACAGCCATTCACTTTCGCTGATGGTATCGACTCTATTGGGGTTTCCGGCCATAAAATGATTGGCTCACCGATCCCCTGTGGCATTGTTGTGGCGAAAAAATCCAATGTTGATCGTATCACCGTCGAAATTGACTATATCTCCGGCCATGATAAAACAATTACCGGTTCGCGTAACGGCCATACGCCGATGATGATGTGGGAAGCTATCCGCAGCCACAGTCAGGCTGACTGGAAACGCCGTATTGAACATAGTCTGAATATGGCTCAGTACGCTGTCCGCCGTTTGCAGGAGGCAGGTATTAATGCCTGGTGCAATAAAAACTCTATCACCGTGGTCTTCCCTTGCCCATCTGAAGCGGTGTGGAAAAAACACTGCCTGGCGACCTCAGGCGATGTGGCACATCTCATCGCCACGGCTCACCATCTCGATACCAGTAAAATCGACGTCCTGATCGACGATGTGATAGCCGACCGCTCCACCAGAGCGGCTTAA
- the hisS gene encoding histidine--tRNA ligase, producing MSKIQSIRGMRSILPEETPVWQWLESKVRSIAWRYGYQEVRLPILEPVSLFERAVGESTDIVSKEMYNFLDKSGEHITLRPEGTSGCVRAVVENNMCYNTTQRLWYQGPMFRYERPQKGRLRQFTQFGVETFGMPGADIDAELIYMAWDIFKALKVDRFIRLEINSLGTLPERKEHRQQLVSWFNQHHALLDEDSLRRLETNPLRILDSKNPQMQEMIEGAPRLLDFLGDESREHFNALRTLLDNAGISYVINPRLVRGLDYYTRTVFEWITDELGAQGTVCGGGRYDGLVELFSDKQLPASGFAIGIERLLLLLQTTGGDNHIHNNPDIVVTYEDPQQNIDALLLAHTLRQHLPAQKIFSDFSGSRLKRQHSNALKSGCRFIVTLNGDRRIGLWDLAGNRHETLRLEEVWKTISAASKLAGR from the coding sequence ATGAGCAAAATTCAGTCAATCCGGGGAATGCGCAGCATCCTGCCGGAAGAGACGCCAGTTTGGCAGTGGCTGGAAAGTAAGGTGCGATCGATTGCCTGGCGCTATGGCTATCAGGAAGTGCGTCTGCCGATTCTTGAACCCGTCTCGCTGTTTGAACGCGCGGTGGGTGAATCAACGGATATTGTGTCGAAAGAGATGTATAACTTCCTGGATAAAAGCGGGGAGCACATCACTCTCAGACCGGAGGGAACCAGCGGCTGTGTGCGCGCGGTAGTCGAAAATAATATGTGTTATAACACCACACAGCGGCTGTGGTATCAGGGGCCGATGTTCCGCTATGAGCGCCCGCAGAAAGGTCGTTTGCGTCAGTTTACCCAGTTTGGTGTCGAAACCTTTGGTATGCCAGGTGCCGATATTGATGCTGAACTGATCTATATGGCCTGGGATATTTTCAAGGCGCTAAAAGTGGACCGTTTTATCCGTCTCGAAATCAATTCCCTGGGTACCCTGCCCGAACGTAAAGAGCATCGGCAGCAGCTGGTCAGCTGGTTTAATCAGCATCATGCCTTGCTGGATGAAGACAGTCTGCGTCGGCTTGAAACCAACCCTCTGCGTATTCTCGACAGTAAAAATCCGCAAATGCAGGAGATGATCGAAGGCGCGCCACGGCTGCTGGATTTTCTTGGCGATGAATCCCGCGAGCATTTTAACGCGCTGCGCACGCTGTTAGATAACGCGGGGATCAGTTACGTGATTAATCCACGGCTGGTCAGGGGCCTGGACTACTACACGCGCACGGTTTTCGAATGGATTACTGATGAGCTTGGCGCGCAGGGAACCGTCTGCGGCGGCGGTCGCTACGATGGCCTGGTTGAGCTGTTCAGCGATAAACAACTACCGGCATCGGGTTTTGCTATCGGCATTGAGCGGCTGCTGCTGCTGCTGCAAACCACCGGAGGTGACAACCATATTCACAACAATCCTGATATTGTCGTTACCTATGAAGATCCGCAGCAGAATATTGATGCACTGCTGCTGGCTCACACCCTGCGCCAGCATCTGCCTGCACAGAAAATATTCAGTGATTTCAGCGGATCGCGGCTTAAACGTCAGCACAGTAACGCCCTGAAAAGTGGCTGTCGGTTTATTGTCACGCTTAACGGCGATCGGCGCATCGGCCTGTGGGATCTGGCTGGTAATCGCCATGAAACCCTGAGACTGGAGGAGGTGTGGAAGACCATCAGCGCCGCCAGCAAACTGGCTGGCCGCTAA
- the proA gene encoding glutamate-5-semialdehyde dehydrogenase translates to MLEQMGKAAKAASYQLSVLSTAQKNQVLLTIADHLEAQSASILAANELDLADARQNGMSAALLDRLMLDQSRLKGIADDVRQVCRLADPVGVVIDGGKLDSGLRIERRRVPLGVVGVIYEARPNVTVDVASLCLKTGNAVILRGGKETYRTNAATVRVIQDALKQHGLPAGAVQAIESPDRELVNQLLKLDRYVDMLIPRGGAGLHKLCREHSTIPVITGGIGVCHIYVDRSIEQDAALKVIVNAKKQRPSACNSLETLLIDASIADSFLPALSARMAQEGITLHADPRSLPLLQNGPASVSAVTEEQYRDEWLALDLNVKLVDSLDEGIAHIREYGTQHSDAILTRTIQHADRFINEVDSSAVYVNASTRFTDGGQFGLGAEVAVSTQKLHARGPMGLEALTTYKWVAWGDDTVRA, encoded by the coding sequence ATGCTTGAACAAATGGGTAAAGCCGCCAAGGCCGCCTCGTATCAGCTGTCGGTACTCTCTACCGCACAGAAAAATCAGGTACTGCTGACTATCGCGGACCATCTGGAAGCGCAGAGCGCGTCCATCCTGGCAGCCAACGAACTCGACCTGGCGGATGCGCGCCAGAACGGTATGAGCGCGGCGCTGCTGGATCGCCTGATGCTGGATCAGTCGCGCCTGAAAGGGATTGCGGATGATGTTCGTCAGGTCTGCCGTCTGGCCGACCCGGTAGGCGTAGTGATCGACGGTGGCAAACTGGATAGCGGACTGCGCATTGAACGCCGCCGCGTACCGCTCGGTGTGGTGGGGGTAATTTATGAAGCGCGCCCGAACGTCACCGTAGACGTTGCCAGCCTGTGTCTGAAAACCGGCAATGCGGTGATCCTGCGCGGTGGCAAAGAGACATATCGCACCAATGCTGCCACCGTGCGGGTCATTCAGGATGCACTGAAGCAGCACGGCCTGCCAGCCGGAGCGGTACAGGCCATTGAAAGCCCGGATCGTGAGCTGGTGAACCAGCTGCTGAAGCTCGATCGCTATGTTGATATGCTGATCCCACGCGGCGGTGCCGGACTGCACAAGCTGTGCCGTGAGCACTCCACCATTCCGGTGATCACCGGCGGCATCGGTGTTTGCCATATTTATGTCGATCGCAGCATTGAACAGGACGCGGCGCTGAAGGTGATCGTCAATGCCAAGAAGCAGCGCCCAAGCGCCTGTAATTCGCTGGAAACCCTGCTGATCGATGCCTCAATCGCTGACTCTTTCCTGCCCGCTCTCAGCGCCCGTATGGCGCAGGAAGGTATCACCCTGCATGCCGATCCGCGTTCATTGCCGCTGTTGCAGAATGGCCCGGCCAGCGTCAGCGCCGTTACTGAAGAGCAGTATCGTGATGAGTGGCTGGCGCTGGATCTGAACGTGAAGCTGGTGGACTCGCTGGATGAGGGAATTGCCCATATTCGTGAGTACGGTACGCAGCACTCCGATGCTATTCTGACGCGTACCATTCAGCATGCAGACCGCTTCATCAATGAAGTGGATTCATCTGCGGTGTATGTGAACGCCAGCACCCGTTTTACCGACGGTGGCCAGTTTGGTCTTGGCGCAGAGGTAGCGGTCAGTACCCAGAAGCTGCACGCACGCGGGCCGATGGGCCTTGAAGCTCTTACTACCTATAAGTGGGTGGCCTGGGGTGATGATACCGTACGTGCTTAA
- the proB gene encoding glutamate 5-kinase, whose product MSSSQTLVVKLGTSVLTGGSRRLNRAHIVELVRQCAQQHAAGHRIVIVTSGAMAAGREHLGYPELPPTIASKQLLAAVGQSRLIQLWEQLFSIYGIHIGQMLLTRADLEDRERFLNARDTMRALLDNHIVPVINENDAVATAEIKVGDNDNLSALAAILAGADKLLLLTDQQGLFTADPRNNPQAELIRDVHGIDDALRALAGDSVSGLGTGGMATKLQAADVACRAGIDTIIAAGSRPGVIGDVIASNPVGTRFHAFETPLENRKRWIFGAPPAGELVVDDGALSAILERGSSLLPKGIREISGNFSRGEVIRIRSMQGRDVAHGVSRYNSDAMRMIAGHHSQQISDILGYEYGPVAVHRDDMIVS is encoded by the coding sequence ATGAGCAGCAGCCAGACCCTGGTAGTGAAACTGGGGACAAGCGTACTGACCGGCGGATCGCGTCGGTTGAATCGGGCACATATCGTGGAGCTGGTGCGTCAGTGCGCGCAGCAACATGCGGCGGGTCACCGGATTGTGATTGTCACTTCGGGTGCCATGGCAGCCGGACGTGAGCATCTTGGCTATCCCGAGCTGCCCCCGACCATCGCCTCAAAGCAGCTGCTGGCTGCGGTGGGGCAGAGCCGCCTGATTCAACTGTGGGAACAGCTGTTCTCTATCTACGGTATTCATATCGGCCAGATGCTGCTGACGCGTGCTGACCTGGAAGATCGTGAGCGCTTCCTTAACGCCCGTGACACCATGCGCGCGCTGCTCGATAACCATATTGTTCCCGTGATCAATGAAAATGACGCGGTGGCCACCGCCGAAATTAAAGTGGGGGATAACGATAATCTGTCTGCGCTGGCTGCTATCCTCGCGGGTGCCGATAAACTGCTGCTGCTGACCGATCAGCAGGGGCTGTTTACTGCCGATCCGCGCAATAATCCCCAGGCGGAACTGATTCGCGACGTTCACGGCATTGACGACGCGCTGCGTGCGCTGGCCGGTGACAGTGTTTCTGGTCTTGGCACGGGCGGTATGGCAACGAAATTACAGGCGGCCGATGTAGCCTGTCGCGCCGGTATCGACACCATCATTGCAGCGGGCAGCCGCCCGGGAGTGATTGGTGATGTGATTGCCTCTAATCCGGTAGGCACCCGTTTTCACGCCTTTGAAACCCCGCTGGAGAACCGTAAGCGCTGGATCTTTGGTGCGCCGCCCGCAGGTGAACTGGTGGTGGACGACGGGGCGCTGTCAGCAATTCTGGAACGCGGTAGCTCACTGTTGCCAAAGGGTATCCGTGAGATCAGCGGTAACTTCTCCCGTGGTGAAGTGATCCGCATTCGCAGTATGCAGGGGCGCGACGTTGCCCACGGCGTATCGCGCTATAACAGCGATGCCATGCGCATGATCGCCGGGCATCACTCCCAGCAGATCAGCGACATTTTAGGTTATGAATATGGTCCGGTAGCTGTCCACCGCGACGATATGATTGTTTCTTAA